CCCCATCGTCACCTTGATCGGCCTGCAGATCGGCTCGCTGCTCGGCGGCGCCGTCATCACCGAGACGATCTTCGCCTGGCCGGGCATCGGCCGGCTCGCCGTCGGCGCCATCGTGTCGAGCGACTTCCCTATGGCGCAAGGCACCATCCTGCTCATGGCGCTCGGCTTCATCATCGTGAATTTCATCGTCGATCTGCTCTATGGCGTGCTCGATCCCCGGGTCCGGAGCGGGCCGAAATGAGCGCGGCCTTGACCATCCTTCTCCGTCGACTGGCAAGGGACCGCACCGCGGCGGTTGCCCTGGTTTTCATGATTCTGATCGTCGCCGCGGCGCTTTTCGCCCCTCTCATCTCGCCCTTCGATCCTTATGAGACAAATCTGCGCATGCGCCTGCGCCCGCCGGGCGGCGAATATCTGCTCGGCACCGACACGCAAGGCCGCGATCTCCTGACCCGCCTTCTCTACGGCGCCCGCACCACGCTGGCGCTCGGCTTCGCCGGCGTTATTACGGGCGCCGTGCTCGGCGGTCTCATCGGGCTTCTCGCCGCCTTCTACAGACGGCTGGACGGCCCGCTGATGCGGCTGGTCGACGTGATGCTGTCCTTCCCCTCGATCCTGTTCGGCCTGGCGCTCGCCACGATGCTCGGCATCGGCATGAACAGCCTCGTAGTGGCGCTCGGCCTGTCCGCCGCCCCGCCCATCGCGCGCGTCGCCCGCGCCGCGGCGGCAAGCGTGATGCAGGCCGAATACATGGATTCGGGTCGCGTCATCGGCCTCTCCGACGCGGCGCTGATCCACCGTTATCTCCTGCGCAATTGCGCCGCCCCGATCATCGTCTACTGCACCTTGCAGTTCGGCGAGACCATCCTGCTCGCCGCCGGCCTGGGCTTTCTGGGCCTCGGCCTGCAGCCGCCGATCGCCGAGCTCGGCAGCATCGCGTCGGAGGGCCGCAGCTTCATCTTCCTGGCGCCGCATGTCTCGACCGCCGCGAGCCTGCTCATTTTCCTGATCGTGCTCTCCTGCAACATGCTGGGCGACGCCTTCCGCGACCTCACCGATCCCAAGCTGCGGCGCTGATCATGACCTCTCCCCTTCTCGATGTCCGCGATCTCACCGTTTCCTTCACGACCGAGGCAGGAACGATCACGGCCGTCGATGAGGCGAGCTTTCATGTAAGTGAAGGCGAGACGCTGGCAGTGGTGGGTGAATCGGGGTCGGGCAAGAGCGTCATGTCGCTGGCCTTGCTACGCCTCATTCCTGAGCCACCCGGCCACATCGCCAAGGGCGCGATCGTCTTCGAAGGCGACGACCTCCTGACGAAATCGCCCACAGCGATCCGCCGGATCCGCGGCGGGCGCATCGCCATGATCTTCCAGGAGCCCAATACCTCGCTCAATCCGGTGCGCACGATCGGCGATCAGATCGCCGAGGCCGTCCTGCTGCATGAGAATGCGACCCGCGCAGAGGCGATGGCGCGCGCGGTCGAGATGCTGAGGCTCACCGGCATTCCCTCGCCCGCCGAGCGCGTGAAGGCCTATCCGCATGAATTGTCGGGCGGCATGCGCCAGCGCGCCATGATCGCCATGGCGCTGGCCTGCCGGCCGAAGCTCCTGATCGCCGATGAGCCGACCACGGCGCTCGACGTCACCGTCCAGGCGCAAATTCTCGACCTGATGCGCGATCTCAAGACGAAAACCGGAGCGGCCGTCATCCTCATCACGCATGATCTGGGCGTCGTCGCCGAAATGGCCGACCGCGTCTGCGTCATGTATGCGGGCCGCATCGTCGAGACGGCGCCGGTGGCGGAGCTCTTCGAAGGTCCGGAGCACCCTTATACGGTGGGCCTTCTGAGCTCCATGCCGTCGATGACCGGCGCGGAGGGGCGACTGGCGCCGATCACCGGCGCGCTGCCCAACCTGCTCGACCTTCCCAAGGGCTGCCGCTTCGCGCCGCGCTGTCCCTTCGCCGAAGCGCAATGCGAAGACGAGGAGCCGGCCTTGCGCGAGATCCGGCCACTGCATTTCTCGGCCTGCCGGCGCGCGCCCCTCCTGGATCATCTCACATGACGGCGCCGCTTCTCGAAGTCACGGACTTGAGCAAGAGCTTCCCGCTGCGCGGCGGCTGGCCGTGGCGCAAGCACCCCGTGAGCGCCGTCGACGGTCTTGCTTTCACGCTCCAGGCCGGCGAGACCCTGTCGCTGGTGGGCGAGAGTGGCTGCGGCAAGTCCACCACCGGGCGGATGCTCGCAGGGCTGACGACGCCGAGCGCAGGGCGCATCCTGGTCGAGGGCCGCGATATCGCGACCTTCTCGAAAAGCGATCGCAACGGCCTCAGGCGCAAGCTGCAGTTCGTCTTCCAGGATCCGTACGGCTCGCTCAATCCGCGCATGACGGCGGGCGAACTGATCGCGGAGCCGGCCTTGCTGCACGGTCTCGCCGACCGGGCGAGCGCCCGATCGCTTGTCGCCGAGCTTCTCGGCAAGGTCGGTCTCTCGCCCTCCCATGCCGACCGCTATCCGCATCAGTTCTCGGGAGGCCAGCGGCAAAGGCTCGGCATTGCCCGCGCCTTGGCCGTCAAGCCCCAGGTGATCATTTGCGATGAGCCGGTGTCGGCGCTCGACGTCTCGGTCCAGGCCCAGATCGTCAATCTGCTGCAGGATCTGCAAAGTCAGTTCGGCCTGAGCTATCTCTTCATCTCGCACGGCCTGTCGGTGGTGCGCCATATCAGCCATCGCGTCGCGGTGATGTATCTGGGCCGCATCGTCGAGATCGGCTCCAAGGAGCAGATTTTCGGCGGCGCCCGCCATCCCTATACGCAGGCGCTTCTCGCCTCGGCCCCGGTGCCGCGTCCGGGACATGAGCGCATCCGGGTGGCGCTCAAGGGCGATGTGCCGAGCCCGCTCGACCCGCCCTCGGGCTGCCGCTTCCACACACGCTGTCCCTTTGCGATTCCGCGCTGCCGGACGGATGTGCCCGCTTTGACGGCGACGGATGCCGGCGCCGAGGTCGCCTGTCATCGTTTGAGCGAGATCACGCCCGCTTCCGCTTCGGATGCGGCGCTTGCGCATGCGCCGCGAACCCATAGATTGTTGTCCCTTTACCGCCAGGCCGCCGCCGCGAAATCAGCAAGGATCTGAAATGACCGACTCTATCGACGTGACCACCCTCGCTGCCGACGCCAGCCTGCCTTCAGGCCTGCCGGAAGACATCGCCGGACGTCTAGCGCTTTATCTGCCGGTCCATGGCCGCAAGATCCTGATCGCGCGCCGGTCCGGCATGATCACCGGCGTGCTCGTGGTTCTGCATCGCCCGACCGCACAGATGTTCCGCGTCGCCTGGATGTGGGCCGGCGACCGCGAGGCGAGCCAAGCGCTGGCCGCGAAGCTCGAGGAGCTCTCCGCCGAGGCCGGGATTCTCTCGTGGCGCATCGCCGGGGAGACAACCGAATCCGAGATCGCGGATGACATGCGCCTTGTGCTCGGCTTGCCGCGTGACACCGGCAAGCGCGGCTATTCCGAACGCTGGCTCGCCAATCACGGCATGCGGGCAAAGCGCGAGGTGCCGCTTTACGCGCAAACGACCGAATTCACCTGCGGCCCCTGCTCGCTCGCCATGAGCTTCGCCGGTTTCGACCCCGGGCGTGTTCCCGACCGGCATCTCGAGATCGCGCTGTGGCGCGAGGCGACGACCGTCTTCGGTCTGACAGGTCCCGGCGGCTGCGATCCCTATGCCATGGCGCTCGCCGCGGCGCGGCGGGGGCACGAAACGAAACTCTTCATGAGCACCGACGAGCCGGTGCTGCTCGACCGCGGCAATACCGAAGCCAAACGCGATCTGATGCGTTTCGTCCAGGCCGATTTCAAGGCCCGGGCGTCCGCCGCAGAGATCGCCATCGAGAAGCGCGCCTTCGACATCGCCGAGATCCGCGACGCCGTCGCCGGCGGCGCCATCGCCGTCGTCCTCATCGACCAGATGGAGACGCATGGCCACACCGCGCCGCACTGGGTCGTCGCCCATTCGGTGAAGGACGATGTGTTCCTCATCAACGATCCGTGGATCGACCGCGCCTCCTTCGAGACGGGCGCCGAGGCGCATGACCTGCCGGTGCGCCTCTCCGTTCTCGACCGCATGGCCTGGTATGGCGAACCGCGCTACCGCTCGGCGATCGTGCTCTCGGTCTGAATCCATGTTTCCCCTTCTCCCGCGCGCAGCGCGGGAGAAGCTTCGTGGCCGGACGGAAAGCCGAGGCCCACTTTTCCTGATCAGGCGCTGGTGCCGGCAAGCCCCAGCATCCGC
This genomic stretch from Nordella sp. HKS 07 harbors:
- a CDS encoding ABC transporter permease; the protein is MTILLRRLARDRTAAVALVFMILIVAAALFAPLISPFDPYETNLRMRLRPPGGEYLLGTDTQGRDLLTRLLYGARTTLALGFAGVITGAVLGGLIGLLAAFYRRLDGPLMRLVDVMLSFPSILFGLALATMLGIGMNSLVVALGLSAAPPIARVARAAAASVMQAEYMDSGRVIGLSDAALIHRYLLRNCAAPIIVYCTLQFGETILLAAGLGFLGLGLQPPIAELGSIASEGRSFIFLAPHVSTAASLLIFLIVLSCNMLGDAFRDLTDPKLRR
- a CDS encoding ABC transporter ATP-binding protein, which produces MTSPLLDVRDLTVSFTTEAGTITAVDEASFHVSEGETLAVVGESGSGKSVMSLALLRLIPEPPGHIAKGAIVFEGDDLLTKSPTAIRRIRGGRIAMIFQEPNTSLNPVRTIGDQIAEAVLLHENATRAEAMARAVEMLRLTGIPSPAERVKAYPHELSGGMRQRAMIAMALACRPKLLIADEPTTALDVTVQAQILDLMRDLKTKTGAAVILITHDLGVVAEMADRVCVMYAGRIVETAPVAELFEGPEHPYTVGLLSSMPSMTGAEGRLAPITGALPNLLDLPKGCRFAPRCPFAEAQCEDEEPALREIRPLHFSACRRAPLLDHLT
- a CDS encoding ABC transporter ATP-binding protein produces the protein MTAPLLEVTDLSKSFPLRGGWPWRKHPVSAVDGLAFTLQAGETLSLVGESGCGKSTTGRMLAGLTTPSAGRILVEGRDIATFSKSDRNGLRRKLQFVFQDPYGSLNPRMTAGELIAEPALLHGLADRASARSLVAELLGKVGLSPSHADRYPHQFSGGQRQRLGIARALAVKPQVIICDEPVSALDVSVQAQIVNLLQDLQSQFGLSYLFISHGLSVVRHISHRVAVMYLGRIVEIGSKEQIFGGARHPYTQALLASAPVPRPGHERIRVALKGDVPSPLDPPSGCRFHTRCPFAIPRCRTDVPALTATDAGAEVACHRLSEITPASASDAALAHAPRTHRLLSLYRQAAAAKSARI
- a CDS encoding peptidase C39 family protein, which produces MTDSIDVTTLAADASLPSGLPEDIAGRLALYLPVHGRKILIARRSGMITGVLVVLHRPTAQMFRVAWMWAGDREASQALAAKLEELSAEAGILSWRIAGETTESEIADDMRLVLGLPRDTGKRGYSERWLANHGMRAKREVPLYAQTTEFTCGPCSLAMSFAGFDPGRVPDRHLEIALWREATTVFGLTGPGGCDPYAMALAAARRGHETKLFMSTDEPVLLDRGNTEAKRDLMRFVQADFKARASAAEIAIEKRAFDIAEIRDAVAGGAIAVVLIDQMETHGHTAPHWVVAHSVKDDVFLINDPWIDRASFETGAEAHDLPVRLSVLDRMAWYGEPRYRSAIVLSV